From the Bacillota bacterium genome, the window GACAGCGCTGAAGCCGCCGCCCCTCCTCGTGTGGTTGAACCTGTTCGCGATCGCCGGTCTCGAGGCCACGTTCTTCTGGCCGATCCTCCTCGGCCTCTACTGGAGGCGGGCCAACGCCCCGGGCGCGATCGCGTCCATGCTGGCCGGCGTGGGCAGCTACCTCTACTTCGACCAGGTAATCCTGTGGAAGAAACCGCTGGGCATGCACACGGTGGTTCTCCCGCTCATACTGGCGCTCGTCGCGTTTGTGGTGGTGTCTTGTGTGACCAGGAAACCGTCACGGGAGATAGAGGAGAAGTTCTGGGCATAGCGTAACGGCAGACAGCGACACGGAAGGGGTGTTGTACTTGACAGTCGACGAGGCGGTGCGTCTCAAGCAGGAGTACCTTTTCCCCGGGGTCCGCGCGTATTACTCAAAGCCGCTCGTACTGGTGGACGGCAACGGGGTGAGGGTCCACGATTCCACGGGGCGCGAGTACCTCGATCTCTACGGGGGCATCCTGACCGTCTCGGTCGGCCACGCACACCCGCACGTGGTCGAGGCCGTAAAGGAGCAGGTAGATAAGATATCTCACACCTCGACCTGCTACCTTAACGAACCCATGCTCCGCCTCGCGGAGAGGCTGGCGAAGATCACGCCGGGGAACCTGAAGAAGACGTTCTTCTCCAACAGCGGCACCGAGGCGAACGAGACCGCCGTCTTCCTGGCCAAGATCTACACGGGTAACCACGACGTCATCGCGGTCCGCCACAGCTACCACGGGCGTTCCACCCTGGCGGCGATGTTGACGGGCAACTCGGCGTGGAGACCGGTTGACACCGAGATCCCCGGCATAGTCCACGCGCACAGCCCGTACTGCTTCCGCTGCGCATTCCACCTCGAGTACCCGTCGTGCGGCCTCGCTTGCGCTTACGACATCGAGGAGCTCATCAGGACGTGCACCTGCGGCCGCATCGCGGCGTTCATCGCCGAACCCATCCAGGGCGTCGGGGGTTTCGTGACGCCGCCGCCCGAGTACTTCAAGATCGCGGTGGAGATCGTGCGCAGGTACGGCGGCGTGTTCATCTGCGACGAAGTGCAAACCGGGTGGGGCCGCACGGGCGGGAAGCTGTTCGGGATCGAGCACTGGGGCGTCGAGCCGGACATCATGACGTTCGCCAAGGGCCTGGCGAACGGCTCTCCCATTGGGGCGACCGTGGCGAGGGCCGAGATAGCCGAGGCGTTCACGGCGGCCACCATTTCCACGTTTGGCGGGAACCCCGTGACCATGGCCGCCGCGATGGCGACCATGGACGTGATCGTGGACAACAACCTGCCGGCGCACGTTGCGAAGGTGGGAGAGATGTGCTTCGGGCGCCTCAGATCGATGCAGGACAGGTTCCCGTTCGTGGGCGAGGTCCGCGGCAAGGGCCTGATGATGGGCGTCGAGATCACCGGCGAAAACAGGGCGCCGGCGCCCGACGCGACCACGGCGCTGATGGAGGCCGCCAGGGAAGAAGGAATCCTGATCGGCCGGGGCGGGCTGTATTCGAACGCCATACGTATTGCGCCGCCGATGACCATTTCCGCGGAAGACGCTGCCGACGGCATGGACAGGTTCGAGAGGGCGCTCGCAAAGGTGGCAAGCCAGTTCTGAAAGCCGGGGGTGTTGCACTGTGGCGGAGGAGAAGAAGAAGATCACCATACCGGAGATGCTCGCGGCGAAGAAGCAGGGGCGGAAGATCACCATGGTGACGTCGTACGACTACTCCACGGCCGTCCTCGTGTCGAAGTCGAACGTCGACACGATCCTGGTTGGCGACTCGGCGGCCATGGTCATGCTGGGACACCCCGGC encodes:
- a CDS encoding aspartate aminotransferase family protein; amino-acid sequence: MTVDEAVRLKQEYLFPGVRAYYSKPLVLVDGNGVRVHDSTGREYLDLYGGILTVSVGHAHPHVVEAVKEQVDKISHTSTCYLNEPMLRLAERLAKITPGNLKKTFFSNSGTEANETAVFLAKIYTGNHDVIAVRHSYHGRSTLAAMLTGNSAWRPVDTEIPGIVHAHSPYCFRCAFHLEYPSCGLACAYDIEELIRTCTCGRIAAFIAEPIQGVGGFVTPPPEYFKIAVEIVRRYGGVFICDEVQTGWGRTGGKLFGIEHWGVEPDIMTFAKGLANGSPIGATVARAEIAEAFTAATISTFGGNPVTMAAAMATMDVIVDNNLPAHVAKVGEMCFGRLRSMQDRFPFVGEVRGKGLMMGVEITGENRAPAPDATTALMEAAREEGILIGRGGLYSNAIRIAPPMTISAEDAADGMDRFERALAKVASQF